A region of Flavobacterium album DNA encodes the following proteins:
- a CDS encoding hotdog fold thioesterase has translation MSFDKEKALKMCNDFAKNTLMETLEIVYTDAGEGFLEAKMPVNSRVHQPMGLLHGGATVALAESVGSAASLLFVNPELQEVRGIEISANHLRSKRDGIVTGTARIVHKGRSLHLWEIRVTDEQDRLISLCKITNMVLPKRAPKE, from the coding sequence ATGTCCTTCGATAAAGAAAAGGCGCTGAAAATGTGCAACGACTTCGCTAAGAATACCCTCATGGAAACCCTGGAAATTGTGTATACCGATGCCGGCGAAGGTTTCCTCGAAGCCAAAATGCCGGTGAATTCCCGTGTACACCAACCGATGGGCCTGCTGCACGGCGGCGCCACGGTAGCATTGGCAGAAAGCGTAGGCAGTGCGGCATCGCTCCTTTTTGTCAACCCTGAATTGCAGGAGGTACGCGGTATCGAGATATCAGCCAATCACCTGCGCAGCAAGCGCGATGGCATTGTTACGGGTACTGCAAGGATCGTCCATAAAGGGAGAAGCCTGCACCTGTGGGAAATAAGGGTGACCGATGAACAGGACAGGCTGATATCGCTTTGTAAGATCACGAATATGGTATTACCAAAAAGAGCCCCTAAAGAGTAG
- a CDS encoding isochorismate synthase, whose translation MTALLSKINSHLAAKIPFAVYGKPGGTIVTGVFQKKPGMHYLEDYSNSGFVFAPFADGKRIFIPENLAEIIVTDSVQGQTVEEPARPYIDKEAQTAFEALVAKSVAAIKTEDFEKLVCSRTEAVPVNNDVITIYTKLFSAYPNAFRYCFYSPETGLWMGATPEQLLKSDGKEIRTVALAGTQTYKETENVVWESKEQQEQQFVTDFILGELEGLVSDISTNGPYTFRAGNIVHIKTDILGKLNNCGDIGKIINALHPTPAVCGLPKKDAQQFLLQNEGYDREYYSGFLGELNTDLATGFPDTDLFVNLRCMKIDGDTARLFIGCGITKDSDPKKEFIETVNKSMTMRRVL comes from the coding sequence TTGACAGCACTTCTTTCCAAAATAAATTCCCACCTCGCAGCAAAGATTCCGTTCGCAGTATATGGCAAGCCGGGCGGGACTATAGTGACCGGTGTTTTCCAAAAGAAGCCGGGTATGCATTACCTGGAGGACTACAGCAACAGCGGATTTGTATTTGCGCCTTTTGCGGATGGTAAACGTATTTTTATTCCCGAAAACCTGGCTGAGATCATAGTTACTGATTCTGTACAGGGGCAAACGGTAGAGGAGCCTGCGCGTCCTTACATTGATAAAGAAGCACAAACTGCCTTTGAAGCGCTTGTTGCCAAAAGTGTAGCGGCTATAAAAACAGAGGATTTTGAAAAGCTGGTATGCTCGCGTACAGAAGCCGTTCCCGTCAATAACGATGTTATAACTATTTATACGAAGCTGTTTTCGGCTTATCCTAACGCTTTCCGGTATTGCTTTTACTCACCCGAAACGGGTTTGTGGATGGGTGCAACACCGGAACAGCTGCTCAAATCGGACGGGAAAGAGATCCGTACAGTTGCCCTTGCCGGCACCCAAACGTATAAGGAGACAGAGAATGTCGTTTGGGAAAGCAAGGAGCAGCAGGAGCAGCAATTTGTTACCGACTTTATACTGGGCGAACTCGAAGGCCTTGTATCTGATATTTCAACCAATGGGCCCTACACCTTCAGGGCGGGAAATATTGTACACATTAAGACAGATATTTTAGGTAAGCTGAATAATTGCGGGGATATTGGTAAAATCATCAACGCCCTTCATCCGACGCCAGCAGTTTGCGGGTTGCCGAAAAAAGATGCCCAACAGTTCCTTTTACAAAATGAAGGCTATGACCGCGAATATTATTCCGGTTTCCTGGGTGAGCTCAACACCGATCTTGCTACAGGATTTCCCGATACCGACCTCTTTGTTAACCTGCGTTGTATGAAGATCGATGGTGATACAGCACGGCTCTTCATCGGATGCGGCATCACCAAAGACAGCGATCCCAAAAAGGAATTTATTGAGACTGTGAATAAGAGTATGACCATGCGGAGGGTGCTTTGA
- a CDS encoding C40 family peptidase, translating to MKLLAIPFFALMFLACAKEKPKPIVVQTPVVENTENQDEEIKRAEIIAFAKKYMGTSYCYASSDPKKGFDCSGFVNFVFDNFGIDLPRSSSGFANIGRTLKPEEFQIGDVLVFYGYRDTKSIGHVGIICEANGMKSKFIHASSGKEMAVTISELGSEMYTRRYYKCVDVISGK from the coding sequence ATGAAGTTATTAGCCATACCTTTTTTCGCACTGATGTTTTTGGCATGTGCTAAAGAAAAGCCCAAACCTATTGTGGTCCAAACCCCGGTTGTTGAAAATACCGAAAACCAGGACGAAGAGATAAAGCGAGCCGAGATCATTGCTTTCGCTAAAAAATATATGGGCACGTCCTATTGCTATGCGTCTTCCGACCCGAAAAAAGGATTCGACTGTTCCGGTTTTGTGAATTTCGTGTTCGATAATTTTGGCATCGACCTGCCACGCAGTTCATCAGGGTTCGCGAATATCGGCAGGACATTAAAGCCGGAAGAATTCCAAATAGGGGATGTATTGGTATTCTACGGCTACCGCGATACGAAGTCGATTGGCCATGTGGGTATTATTTGCGAAGCCAATGGTATGAAGTCTAAATTCATACATGCCTCCTCAGGTAAAGAAATGGCGGTTACAATCAGCGAGCTGGGTTCCGAAATGTACACGCGCCGGTATTATAAATGTGTTGATGTAATTAGCGGGAAGTAA
- a CDS encoding OmpA family protein, translating to MKKLFSFALLFLLPLTLAAQEQFSVYFDTNKDDLTKAQQQRLTEWIAANKGSKILAINGYTDEDGSIGLNDSLAQRRVLTVFAQTKGKVNTREDFRTRSFGKLHKMSPVKAENRKVTLYYLQEKDLAKENEILGITEAPKEPVKPKVKEVVEYPSEITVHNPDGKEETLKLDVAFMKKVGDGKPGDVIVINNLNFYENTFAVVRESRYRMFELLETMRANPYLKIKLQGHVCCMKADRQDLSNKRAKAIMQFLNTNGIEKNRLTFEGFGVSKPLFPIPEKSAEEAAANRRVEILIVENP from the coding sequence ATGAAAAAGCTGTTCTCATTCGCTCTACTTTTCCTTTTGCCGTTAACGCTTGCTGCGCAGGAGCAATTCTCCGTGTATTTCGATACCAATAAGGATGATCTAACCAAAGCCCAGCAGCAGCGTCTGACCGAATGGATCGCGGCCAATAAGGGCTCAAAGATACTTGCGATCAACGGCTACACTGATGAGGATGGAAGCATAGGGCTGAACGACTCGCTTGCGCAGCGCAGGGTACTGACCGTGTTCGCACAGACAAAAGGCAAGGTGAACACCCGTGAGGATTTCAGGACGCGTAGTTTCGGCAAGCTCCATAAGATGTCGCCCGTAAAGGCAGAGAACCGTAAAGTGACGTTGTATTACCTTCAGGAAAAAGACCTTGCCAAAGAAAATGAAATACTCGGCATTACCGAAGCACCCAAAGAACCGGTTAAGCCAAAAGTAAAAGAAGTTGTGGAATATCCTTCGGAGATCACGGTGCATAATCCAGATGGCAAGGAGGAAACCCTGAAGCTGGACGTGGCCTTTATGAAGAAAGTAGGCGACGGTAAGCCGGGCGATGTGATCGTAATCAACAATCTGAATTTTTACGAGAATACGTTTGCCGTGGTAAGGGAGTCGAGGTACCGAATGTTTGAGCTGCTGGAGACTATGCGCGCCAACCCTTACCTTAAAATAAAACTGCAGGGCCATGTGTGCTGCATGAAAGCCGACCGCCAGGACCTGTCTAACAAAAGGGCCAAAGCCATTATGCAATTCCTCAATACCAATGGCATTGAAAAGAACCGCCTGACTTTTGAAGGCTTTGGCGTATCAAAGCCCCTGTTCCCGATACCTGAAAAAAGCGCCGAAGAAGCTGCTGCTAACAGGAGGGTAGAGATATTGATCGTGGAGAATCCTTAG
- a CDS encoding AIR synthase related protein — MSSDTSKRYSQRGVSASKEDVHNAIKNIDKGLFPKAFCKIVPDYLIGDNDYCLIMHADGAGTKSSLAYMYWKETGDISVWKGIAQDALIMNIDDLLCVGAVDNIMLSSTIGRNKNLVPGEVISAIINGTEELIEELKGFGVTIHSTGGETADVGDLVRTIIVDSTVTARMKRSDVIDNANIRPGDVIVGLASFGQASYEKSYNGGMGSNGLTSARHDVFDNYLAQKYPESFDAAVPADLVYSGKTKLTDAVEGSPIDAGQLVLSPTRTYAPIIKKILDKYTPADIHGMVHCSGGAQTKVLHFVDNVHVVKDNLFPVPPLFRLIQEQSGTDWKEMYQVFNCGHRMELYVPESIAEDIITISKSFNIDARIVGRVEQSDIKKLTIKSEYGIFEY, encoded by the coding sequence ATGAGTTCTGATACCAGCAAACGCTATAGCCAGCGCGGTGTTTCGGCTTCCAAGGAAGACGTTCATAACGCCATAAAGAATATCGACAAAGGCCTTTTCCCGAAAGCTTTCTGCAAAATCGTGCCCGACTACCTTATCGGCGACAACGACTACTGCCTCATCATGCATGCCGACGGCGCAGGCACCAAATCGTCCCTTGCGTATATGTACTGGAAGGAGACAGGTGATATATCGGTATGGAAAGGCATTGCACAGGATGCGCTTATCATGAACATAGACGACCTGCTTTGTGTAGGCGCTGTCGATAATATTATGCTGTCGTCAACCATTGGCAGGAATAAGAATTTAGTTCCCGGCGAAGTGATTTCGGCTATCATCAACGGTACCGAAGAGCTTATTGAAGAACTGAAAGGCTTTGGTGTGACTATCCATTCCACTGGGGGTGAGACCGCCGATGTAGGCGACCTTGTGCGCACTATAATCGTAGACTCTACCGTTACCGCACGCATGAAACGCAGCGATGTGATCGACAATGCGAATATCCGCCCCGGCGATGTTATTGTGGGACTTGCTTCCTTTGGGCAGGCTTCTTACGAAAAAAGCTATAATGGCGGTATGGGCAGCAACGGGCTTACCTCGGCGCGCCATGATGTGTTCGACAACTATCTTGCCCAGAAATACCCGGAAAGCTTTGATGCGGCAGTACCGGCCGACCTCGTATATTCCGGGAAAACAAAACTGACCGATGCTGTGGAAGGCAGCCCCATAGATGCAGGCCAACTGGTGCTTTCGCCTACGCGGACATACGCCCCGATCATCAAAAAGATCTTAGATAAATATACGCCTGCCGATATCCACGGGATGGTGCATTGCAGTGGCGGCGCACAGACTAAAGTCCTGCACTTTGTAGATAATGTGCATGTGGTAAAAGACAACCTGTTCCCGGTTCCGCCACTATTTAGGCTGATACAGGAACAAAGCGGCACGGACTGGAAAGAGATGTACCAGGTATTCAATTGCGGCCACAGGATGGAGCTTTACGTTCCTGAGAGTATTGCAGAAGATATCATAACCATCTCAAAATCGTTTAATATCGATGCCCGGATTGTGGGAAGAGTAGAGCAGTCTGATATTAAAAAGCTGACTATAAAAAGCGAATACGGTATTTTTGAATATTAA